The nucleotide sequence GATACGTTGCGACCCTCAACGTCCGCATGCTGCACGCTCACATGCGCAAGCTGGCCCTCGACCGCGGTTACGACAGCGCGGCCGACGGCGTGCCGATCAATCAGGTCGACCTGGCCCGGACCTGGATGGACTTCACCCTGACCTCGTTCACCGCCGAGGAGCTGTTCGGCTTCGATCTGACCGTGCGCGAGCTCGACGGCCTCTACCGCTACTGGTGGTATCTCGGGCACCTGCTCGGCATCGATGCGCGGCTCATCGAGGGGATCACCGGCAACGATGCCGCTCGCAGGGTGGACGACGTTCTGCAGGCCGTGACCGGGCCGGTGTCGGATGACTCCGCCCGGCTCGCCACCGCGACCCTGGACTCGATCTCGGTCCTGCTGCAGGACCTGTTCCGGATCCCGGGGCGGCTGTCCCGGCCTGCCCTCGACGCCATCACCCGCCGGATCCACGGCACCGCGATGAGTCATGACCTGCGGATTCCCGCCGCGCCGGTCGCGGGTGCCCTGCTGATCCCGGCCGTGGTGGGTTTCCGGCAGACCCGGGCGGCGCGCCGGCGCTCTCCCGAGCGCTGGGAGGCCGCCATCGACACGGCGATCGCGGCCGAACGCGCGCGGGCATCGGAGCCCGGCGAACAGACCGCCTACGAGCGGGGCGCGACCGGATCCGACGACTGATCCCCGTCCCCGCACACCGACCCACCCACACCAGAGACCGGAGACCGGTGCCATGCCTCGGCCCATCGATATCGCCCTGCCAGACCTCACCGGGAAGCTCGCTGTGGTCAGCGGCGCCAGCGACGGGATCGGTTTCGTCATCGCCCGCCGCCTCGCCGGCGCCGGCGCCGAGCTGGTGATGCCGGTGCGCAACCCCGAGAAGGGGGAGCGTGCCGCCGACCGCATCCGCGACCACGTGCCCGGAGCGAAGATCACCACCGGAGCCCTGGACCTGGCCTCGCTCACCTCCGTCGCTGTCTTCGGGAAACAGATCGTGGGCGCAGGCCGCCCGGTGCACATCCTGGTGAACAACGCCGGTCTGATGAACCCGCCGAGCCGGCAGACCACCCAGGACGGCTTCGAGATGCAGTTCGGCACCAATCACCTGGGCCACTTCGCACTGACCCACGCGCTGCTGCCCGTGCTGCGGGAAGGCGCCGCGCGGGTGGTCAGCCAGACGAGCGTCTCCGCCCGCAACCGCAGAGGAACGATCAACTGGGTCGACCCGAACTGGGAATCGAGCTACGAGGTCAACCGGGCCTACACCCAGTCCAAGATCGCCAACGGGCTGTTCGGCCGGGAGCTCGATGCTCGCAGCCGAGCCGGCAACTGGGGGATCACCAGCACGCTGTCCCACCCCGGTGTCTCGCCGACGAACCTGCTCGCGGCGCAGCCCGGGCTGGGCCGTGAGCGTGACACACTCTCGGTCCGGGCGATCCGGCTGATGTCGCGGGCGGGGGTCGTCGGCACCGTCGAATCCGCCGCGCTTCCGGCGCTGCTGGCCGCCACCGGCCCCGAATCACGGCGCGGCAAGTTCTTCGGGCCGAAGGGGCCGGGCAGCGTCGGGGGCCCGCCCGGCGAGCAGAAGCTGTGGAAGCCGTTGCAGAGCATGGACGACGCACGACGACTGTGGGGGCTCTCCGAGGAGCTGACGGGATTGCGCTTCCCCGCCTGAGATCCGTGGTCACCCGCTGGTTCGACGACGGGACCGCTTTCGGGGGGTGCGCCCGGTCGGACAGCGTCGTGTGCCTGCTTCCCGGGTGCGGAGCCGTCGTCACTCCGATGGTCACGCAGGACGCCTCGAACACGACGAAACCCCTGGTCTGTTCTCTCATCACAAGGAACTGACCAGGGGTTTCGTGTTGTCGGGGTGACAGGATTTGAACCTGCGACCTCTTCGTCCCGAACGAAGCGCGCTACCAAGCTGCGCCACACCCCGAGCGGCTGTCACGGTCTCCCCGTGAGCCGTTGTGAACTCTACCCGACGCCTCCGGTGGCCTGCGCGGGGGTTCCCCTCCGGGTATCGGTGCTGGTCGGGCGCGCGACGAGGGTCAGCAGCGACGCCTCGGGCGGGCACGCGAACCGCACCGGTGCGTACGGCGAGGTGCCCAGTCCGGCGGAGACGTGCAGCCGGGTGTGGCTGCCCCACCGGCTCGTCCCGCGAGCCCGGCTGCGGTCGATCCCGCAGTTCGTGACGATCGCGCCGTAGCCGGGCAGCCGTAGCTGCCCGCCGTGCGTGTGGCCGGCCAGCACGAGGTCGTAGCCGTCGGCGGCGAAGCCGTCGAGCACCCGGGGCTCGGGGGAGTGGGTGAGGCCGAGCCGCAGGTCGGCGTCCGGGTCGTGGCCCGCGATGCGGGGGTAGCGGTCCCGGTTGAGGTGCGGGTCGTCGACGCCGGCGATCCGGACGCTCCGGCCGTCCACCTCCAGCAGCTGACGGGTGTGGGTCGCGTCCACCCAGCCGTGCTCCCGGAACGCGGCCCGCAGGTCCGTCCACGGCAGCGGGGCGCCGTGGATCCGGCGGCCGCCGCTGCGCCGCAGGTAGCGCGCCGGGTTCTTCGGGGTGGGGCCGTAGTAGTCGTTGCTGCCGAACACGAACGCACCCGGACGGTCCAGCAGCCTGCCCAGCGCGGTCAGCACACCGGGCACGGCGTCCGGGTGCGCGAGGTTGTCCCCGGTGTTGATCACCAGGTCGGGTTCGAGCGCGGCCAGCGCGGCCACCCAGCGGATCTTGCTGCGCTGGCCGGGGGTCAGGTGCAGGTCGGACAGGTGCAGGATCCGCAGCGGGCGGGCACCCGGTTCGAGCACCGGTAGCTCCGCCCGGCGCAGTGTCCAGTGACGCCGCTCGATACCGGCCGCGTAGCCGATACCGGCGGCCCCGGCCGTGGCGGTGGCCGCGGCCAGTCGGGCGATCGTGCCGGCGGTACTCACACCGGCCAGCGTACGTCGCAGGACTATCGTGGCGTCCTGTGAGCACCCTCAAGGAGCAGCTGCGGGCCGACCTGACCGCCGCCATGAAGGCCAAGGACGAGCTGGTCCGGACCACCCTGCGGTCGGCGCTGACCGCGATCGGGACCGCCGAGGTGGCAGGGGAGTCCGCGCGGGAGCTGACCGACGACGAGATCCGCACCGTGATCACCAAGGAGACCAAGCGTCGCGCCGAGTCCGCTGAGGCGTTCGCCGGTGCGGGCCGCGACGAGCAGGCGGCCCGGGAGCGCGCCGAGGGCGACGTGCTCGCCCGCTACCTGCCGACCCAGCTGGACGACGGCGAGGTGGCCGAGCTGGCCCGCGCCGCCGTCGCCGAGGTCGAGGCCGAGACCGGCGAGAAGCCGGGGATGCGGCAGATGGGCCAGGTCATGAAGAAGGCCAACGCCGCCGCGGCGGGGCGCGCCGAGGGCGGCCGGGTCGCCGCGGCCGTCAAAAAGGCCCTCTCCGCGGCCTGAGACCCACCGCCGTGCCACGGGCGGGCCCGTCGTGGCACTCGATCCCACGACGGGCTCCGCCCGTGCTGACGCGGCGGGTCAGGTCGTCGGGCTCTTCCGGGCCCGGGATGTCGTTCCGGTCTTCTTCGCGGCCGTGCTCCGGGCCGTCGTCCCACCGCTCTTGGAGGCCGCCGCGGTTCGCCGCGGTGCCGCCTTCTTCTTCACCGGTGCCTTGGCCCGGCGCTCGGCGAGCAGCTCCGAGGCCCGCTCGTCGGTGATCTCCTCGACCGAGTCGCCCTTGCGCAGGCTGGCGTTGGTCTCGCCGTCGGTGACGTACGGCCCGAACCGGCCGTCCTTGATCACCATCTTCTTGCTCGTCGACGGGTCCTCGCCCAGCTCGCGCAGCGGCGGCGCGGCGGCCGCCCGGCCCCGCTGCTTGGGCTGGGAGTAGATCTCCAGCGCCTGCTCGAGGGTGACGGTGAACAGCTGCTCCTCGTCGCCGAGCGAGCGGGAGTCGGTGCCCTTCTTCAGGTACGGCCCGTACCGGCCGTTCTGCGCGGTGATCTCGTCACCGGACTCCGGGTCCTTGCCGACGACGCGGGGCAGCGACAGCAGCTTCAGCGCGTCCTCCAGCGTCACGGTGTCCACCGACATCGACTTGAACAGCGACCCGGTGCGCGGCTTCGGCTTGGCCGGCTTCTTCTTGGCGCCCTCCGGGACCTCCGGCTCGGGCAGGAGCTCGGTGACGTACGGGCCGAAGCGGCCCTCCTTCGCCACGATCTCGTGCCCGGTCACCGGGTCGGGGCCCAGCTTGCGGCCCTCCTGCGGCACCGAGAACAGCTTCTCGGCGATCTCCTCGGACAGCTCGTCCGGCGGCAGGTCGTCGGGCAGGTTGGCGCGCTGCGACTCGCCGTCGACGATCCGCTCCAGGTAGGGGCCGTAACGACCCACCCGGACGACGACCTCGCGGCCCTCGGCGTCGGCGAACATCTTGATCGAGTTCACCGTGCGGGCGTCGATCTCCTCCAGGTTCGAGCCGACCAGCTTCTTCAGCCCACCGGCCCGCTGGATCGAACCCTCGCCGCCGTCCGACGCGCCGAAGTAGAACTTCGACAGCCAGTCGGTCCGGGAGTCCGAGCCGGACGCGATGGAGTCCAGATCGTCTTCCATCGCGGCGGTGAAGTCGTAGTCGACGAGCTGACCGAAGTGCGCCTCCATCAGCCCGACGACCGCGAACGCCACCCACGACGGGACGAGCGCGGAGCCCTTCTTCCAGACGTAGCCGCGGTCCAGGATCGTCTTGATGATCGACGCGTAGGTCGACGGCCTGCCGATGCCCAGCTCCTCCAGCGCCTTCACCAGCGAGGGCTCGGAGTACCGGGACGGCGGGTTGGTGGAGTGCCCGTCCGGGGTCAGCTCGTCGGCGGTCAGCGCCTGGCCCTCGGTGAGCTCCGGCAGCCGGGACTCGGCGTCGTCGGCGGCGGCGCCGGACCCCTCCTCGACCGTCTCGACGTAGGCCTTGAGGAAACCGGCGAAGGTGATCGTCCGGCCGGACGACGCGAACACGACGTCCTCGCCGGTCCCGGCGGTGCCGGCGATCCGGATGCTGACCGTGGTGCCGCGGGCGTCGGTCATCTGGGAGGCGATGGTCCGCTGCCAGATCAGCTCGTAGAGCCGGAAGTCGTCGCCGTCCACCTCGCGGGCGATCGCACCGGGAGTGCGGAACGACTCGCCGGCCGGGCGGATCGCCTCGTGGGCCTCCTGCGCGTTCTTCACCTTGCGGGTGTACTGACGCGGCTTGTCGGCGACGTAGGCGTCGCCGTACAGCTCACGGGCCTGGGCCCGGGCCGCGTCGATCGCGGAGCTCGACAGCGTGGTCGAGTCCGTTCGCATGTAGGTGATGTAGCCGTTCTCGTAGAGCCGCTGCGCGCTGCGCATCGTGCGCTCCGAGGAGAACCGGAGCTTGCGGCCGGCCTCCTGCTGCAGGGTCGAGGTCATGAACGGCGCGTACGGCTTGCGGGTGTAGGGCTTCGACTCCACCGAGGCGACGGCGAGATCGCGGCCCTCGAGGGACTCCGCCAGCCGGCGGGCGCCCGCCTCGTCGAGGACGACGACGTCGGAGCCCGACTTGAGCTTGCCGTCCGACCCGAAGTCGCGGCCGGTCGCGACCCGGGAGCCGCCGACCTGGACCAGCCGGGCACCGAAGGTGCGCGGGGTCGCCTCGGCTCCCGCGTTCATCGTCGCGGCGATGTCCCAGTAGTCGGCGGAGCGGAACGCGATCCGCTCGCGCTCCCGCTGCACGATCAGCCGGGTCGCCACCGACTGCACGCGGCCCGCCGACAGCTTCGGCATGACCTTCTTCCACAGCACGGGGGAGA is from Pseudonocardia autotrophica and encodes:
- the topA gene encoding type I DNA topoisomerase; protein product: MAAATGTEGKTGSTRAAGGSTRKPTSTKSEPGRPVRRLVIVESPTKARKIQPYLGDNYIVESSVGHIRDLPRGAADVPAKYKGESWARLGVDVDNQFSPLYIVTPEKRSTVSELREALKSVDELLLATDPDREGEAIAWHLLETLKPKVPVRRMVFHEITESAIRAAAENTRELDQDLVDAQETRRILDRLYGYEVSPVLWKKVMPKLSAGRVQSVATRLIVQRERERIAFRSADYWDIAATMNAGAEATPRTFGARLVQVGGSRVATGRDFGSDGKLKSGSDVVVLDEAGARRLAESLEGRDLAVASVESKPYTRKPYAPFMTSTLQQEAGRKLRFSSERTMRSAQRLYENGYITYMRTDSTTLSSSAIDAARAQARELYGDAYVADKPRQYTRKVKNAQEAHEAIRPAGESFRTPGAIAREVDGDDFRLYELIWQRTIASQMTDARGTTVSIRIAGTAGTGEDVVFASSGRTITFAGFLKAYVETVEEGSGAAADDAESRLPELTEGQALTADELTPDGHSTNPPSRYSEPSLVKALEELGIGRPSTYASIIKTILDRGYVWKKGSALVPSWVAFAVVGLMEAHFGQLVDYDFTAAMEDDLDSIASGSDSRTDWLSKFYFGASDGGEGSIQRAGGLKKLVGSNLEEIDARTVNSIKMFADAEGREVVVRVGRYGPYLERIVDGESQRANLPDDLPPDELSEEIAEKLFSVPQEGRKLGPDPVTGHEIVAKEGRFGPYVTELLPEPEVPEGAKKKPAKPKPRTGSLFKSMSVDTVTLEDALKLLSLPRVVGKDPESGDEITAQNGRYGPYLKKGTDSRSLGDEEQLFTVTLEQALEIYSQPKQRGRAAAAPPLRELGEDPSTSKKMVIKDGRFGPYVTDGETNASLRKGDSVEEITDERASELLAERRAKAPVKKKAAPRRTAAASKSGGTTARSTAAKKTGTTSRARKSPTT
- a CDS encoding GatB/YqeY domain-containing protein, whose translation is MSTLKEQLRADLTAAMKAKDELVRTTLRSALTAIGTAEVAGESARELTDDEIRTVITKETKRRAESAEAFAGAGRDEQAARERAEGDVLARYLPTQLDDGEVAELARAAVAEVEAETGEKPGMRQMGQVMKKANAAAAGRAEGGRVAAAVKKALSAA
- a CDS encoding SDR family oxidoreductase, coding for MPRPIDIALPDLTGKLAVVSGASDGIGFVIARRLAGAGAELVMPVRNPEKGERAADRIRDHVPGAKITTGALDLASLTSVAVFGKQIVGAGRPVHILVNNAGLMNPPSRQTTQDGFEMQFGTNHLGHFALTHALLPVLREGAARVVSQTSVSARNRRGTINWVDPNWESSYEVNRAYTQSKIANGLFGRELDARSRAGNWGITSTLSHPGVSPTNLLAAQPGLGRERDTLSVRAIRLMSRAGVVGTVESAALPALLAATGPESRRGKFFGPKGPGSVGGPPGEQKLWKPLQSMDDARRLWGLSEELTGLRFPA
- a CDS encoding oxygenase MpaB family protein; translation: MTTIPTTPAWPTGRSSRSGVLAQFGEGRADLMQWALTTGDPLADAVVSEMHELGMSVARPLLTQGIQDGLESLQDPPPALAALLTRTETPPDYVDDELLDVLPRPWFSSPTPVHILSLSAGALVRVYESPSIAKVLSTTGRLVDRADKRLTETGTWLTQAMLPGSLRPGQPGYVATLNVRMLHAHMRKLALDRGYDSAADGVPINQVDLARTWMDFTLTSFTAEELFGFDLTVRELDGLYRYWWYLGHLLGIDARLIEGITGNDAARRVDDVLQAVTGPVSDDSARLATATLDSISVLLQDLFRIPGRLSRPALDAITRRIHGTAMSHDLRIPAAPVAGALLIPAVVGFRQTRAARRRSPERWEAAIDTAIAAERARASEPGEQTAYERGATGSDD
- a CDS encoding metallophosphoesterase, whose protein sequence is MSTAGTIARLAAATATAGAAGIGYAAGIERRHWTLRRAELPVLEPGARPLRILHLSDLHLTPGQRSKIRWVAALAALEPDLVINTGDNLAHPDAVPGVLTALGRLLDRPGAFVFGSNDYYGPTPKNPARYLRRSGGRRIHGAPLPWTDLRAAFREHGWVDATHTRQLLEVDGRSVRIAGVDDPHLNRDRYPRIAGHDPDADLRLGLTHSPEPRVLDGFAADGYDLVLAGHTHGGQLRLPGYGAIVTNCGIDRSRARGTSRWGSHTRLHVSAGLGTSPYAPVRFACPPEASLLTLVARPTSTDTRRGTPAQATGGVG